One genomic region from Leptolyngbyaceae cyanobacterium JSC-12 encodes:
- a CDS encoding glycosyltransferase (IMG reference gene:2510096847~PFAM: Glycosyl transferases group 1) — MSDLRIAWLLPVAWFYWQPALSEFARLFPDTTVYTGLFPGFSKGLEGTLRVEVIGQFRVIEINRNDDSYGDNFTYLSPKIVGHLLQLRPHVIFASSFGIWTILALLLKPLMRWKLVIAYEGSSPGVDYRNSALRLFIRRLMVRLADACITNSRAGERYLIECLNARKDRVFVQPYEIPDERTLPGGSGGIEATFPGLPRPIFLFVGHVIPRKGLPLLLDACTLLKARGYENYTLLVVGDGTQREELQQFCQQQGLGDRVQWAGRIAYDEIGNYFRSADVFVFPTLEDTWGVVTLEAMLLGKPILCSKGAGTSELIMEGQNGYVFAPDDAETLADLMQKFLDYPNVIPQMGEQSQQIMAQYTPVAAAKCLAHVTELVMTS; from the coding sequence ATGAGTGATCTTCGTATTGCATGGCTTCTGCCTGTGGCATGGTTTTACTGGCAGCCTGCTTTGAGCGAGTTTGCACGGTTATTTCCAGACACAACAGTCTACACTGGCTTGTTTCCTGGCTTTTCAAAAGGGTTAGAAGGAACGCTTCGAGTCGAGGTCATCGGACAGTTTCGAGTGATTGAAATTAATCGAAATGATGACAGCTATGGCGATAATTTCACGTACCTGTCGCCCAAAATTGTCGGGCATCTGCTGCAGCTCAGACCCCATGTCATTTTTGCTAGTTCGTTTGGCATTTGGACCATCCTGGCACTGTTGCTGAAGCCCTTGATGAGATGGAAGCTCGTTATTGCCTATGAAGGGAGTTCACCAGGGGTAGACTATCGCAACTCAGCATTGCGCCTCTTCATCCGGCGGTTGATGGTTAGGCTAGCAGATGCCTGTATTACGAACAGTCGAGCAGGAGAAAGGTATCTAATTGAGTGTCTCAACGCCAGGAAAGATCGGGTTTTTGTGCAGCCCTATGAAATCCCGGATGAAAGGACGCTGCCCGGTGGCTCTGGCGGCATCGAAGCAACATTTCCGGGGTTGCCGCGTCCCATCTTTTTGTTTGTTGGGCATGTGATTCCGCGAAAAGGGCTGCCGTTGCTGTTAGATGCCTGCACACTTTTGAAAGCACGAGGCTATGAGAACTATACCCTATTGGTTGTGGGGGATGGCACCCAGAGGGAGGAGTTGCAGCAGTTTTGTCAGCAGCAGGGATTGGGCGATCGCGTCCAATGGGCAGGGCGCATCGCTTATGACGAAATTGGCAACTATTTCCGTAGTGCCGATGTGTTTGTTTTCCCCACCTTAGAAGACACTTGGGGCGTTGTGACATTGGAAGCGATGCTGCTTGGTAAGCCCATTCTATGTTCCAAAGGCGCAGGCACTTCAGAGTTGATTATGGAAGGGCAAAATGGGTACGTCTTTGCTCCGGATGATGCCGAAACACTGGCAGATTTAATGCAAAAATTTCTGGATTATCCAAATGTGATCCCTCAAATGGGCGAACAATCCCAACAGATCATGGCGCAATATACCCCAGTTGCAGCAGCTAAATGCCTGGCACATGTCACCGAACTGGTGATGACCTCGTAA
- a CDS encoding glycosyltransferase (IMG reference gene:2510096848~PFAM: Glycosyl transferases group 1) — MKAPRVSVLTHDISGGTFTNLCTALVRGFQELGAECNLVVLDATEAELSKFPDVPIVTLNVKRTAFSLPATVRYLREYQPDVLLPMPWYFNIVGVWARFLAGVNTKVVLGEHNIISLEASIEHRDKVHLRFLPILMRYTYPHGDGLIGVSKDTITDLVDTLKIAANIPMKVVFNPINVERVEQLSQEPIEHPWFENSEIPVIVTAARLAKQKQLDRLLRAFAQVVQDVPARLLILGEGPLRGELEALCQTLGVAASVWMPGYDPNPYRYMAACDVFVLASAWEGCPIALQEAMVCGAAVVVTDAPGGMKDIIDHGKFGMLVSTADVNALAAGIKQVLTNPDLKHYYQKQARQRSQDFHYLNTSQQYLDFCQHIMSSPQTQEAF, encoded by the coding sequence ATGAAAGCACCTAGAGTTTCTGTATTGACTCACGATATCAGCGGAGGAACATTCACTAATCTCTGCACTGCTTTGGTTCGCGGGTTTCAGGAGCTTGGGGCAGAGTGCAATTTAGTTGTCTTAGATGCTACTGAAGCAGAATTATCCAAGTTTCCAGATGTTCCCATTGTGACGCTTAATGTAAAGCGAACGGCTTTTTCCTTACCGGCAACTGTTCGCTATTTACGCGAGTATCAACCGGATGTGTTATTACCCATGCCCTGGTATTTCAATATTGTCGGTGTGTGGGCGCGGTTTTTAGCAGGAGTTAATACAAAAGTAGTGCTGGGTGAACACAATATTATTAGCCTGGAAGCCAGTATTGAACATCGTGATAAAGTCCATCTTAGGTTTTTGCCGATTTTAATGCGATATACCTATCCACATGGGGATGGCTTAATTGGAGTGTCAAAAGATACGATTACAGATTTAGTTGACACCCTAAAAATCGCAGCTAATATTCCGATGAAAGTAGTGTTCAATCCAATCAATGTTGAGCGTGTTGAGCAGTTATCTCAAGAACCGATTGAGCACCCCTGGTTTGAGAATTCGGAGATTCCAGTGATTGTGACTGCGGCTCGTCTTGCTAAGCAGAAACAACTGGATAGATTGCTGCGTGCCTTTGCTCAGGTGGTTCAAGACGTTCCAGCACGATTGTTGATTTTAGGAGAAGGTCCATTGCGGGGTGAATTGGAGGCGTTATGTCAAACGCTGGGAGTTGCAGCATCCGTCTGGATGCCTGGGTATGATCCTAATCCTTACCGCTACATGGCAGCATGTGATGTATTTGTGCTGGCTTCGGCTTGGGAGGGCTGCCCGATCGCGCTGCAAGAAGCAATGGTCTGTGGGGCAGCTGTCGTGGTTACTGATGCACCAGGAGGAATGAAGGACATTATTGATCACGGCAAGTTTGGCATGCTGGTATCAACTGCAGACGTTAATGCGCTGGCAGCAGGAATTAAACAAGTTTTGACAAATCCAGACTTAAAACATTACTACCAGAAACAAGCCCGCCAGCGATCGCAGGATTTTCATTACTTGAACACTAGTCAACAGTATCTAGATTTTTGTCAACACATTATGTCCTCCCCTCAAACTCAGGAGGCATTCTAA
- a CDS encoding glycosyltransferase (IMG reference gene:2510096849~PFAM: Glycosyl transferases group 1; overlaps another CDS with the same product name), with protein sequence MKVLLSAYACEPGRGTELGVGWNTVREVARYHEVWVLTRPDDGREAIEAELAQNPVPNLHFVYFTLPIWGSGWKWGQGAFQIHYYLWQIQAYFVARRLHRDIGFDLAHHVTFVKYSTPSFLSLLPIPFIFGPVGGGEVAPKSFYRDFSLKAKIYEFLRDLTRWLGEIDPFTQLTVHRSALAWATTADTAKRLIAMGGNNVQVLSQVGLLPEEVSQLEQFSVSDEVPLRFLSVGRFLHWKGFHLGLRAFAQAELPPEAEYWLIGKGPEAAKLQALAAELGIADRVKFFDEMPRTDLMHKLGTCLALVHPSLHDSGAFVCLEAMAAGRPVVCLDLGGPAVQVTAETGFKIPAHDPDQAIQGIAAAMTQLAHDPVLRSRLGQAGRQRVNELFNWKTKGKLLVDVYETILVQQGGIDASPTGS encoded by the coding sequence ATGAAAGTGCTGCTATCAGCGTATGCGTGCGAACCAGGACGCGGAACCGAGTTAGGTGTTGGCTGGAATACAGTACGGGAAGTTGCCCGGTATCATGAAGTGTGGGTGCTGACTCGTCCAGACGACGGACGGGAAGCGATTGAGGCAGAATTGGCGCAAAACCCAGTCCCAAACCTGCATTTTGTCTACTTTACGCTGCCCATTTGGGGAAGCGGTTGGAAATGGGGACAGGGTGCCTTTCAAATCCACTACTATCTCTGGCAAATCCAGGCTTATTTTGTTGCCCGAAGATTACATCGTGACATCGGGTTCGATCTGGCACATCACGTTACCTTCGTGAAATATTCCACCCCCAGTTTTCTCTCGTTATTGCCGATTCCGTTTATTTTTGGGCCAGTAGGCGGCGGTGAAGTCGCCCCCAAATCGTTCTATCGAGACTTCAGCCTGAAAGCAAAGATCTATGAGTTTTTGCGGGATCTAACGCGCTGGCTGGGTGAGATTGATCCCTTTACCCAGTTAACGGTACACCGTAGCGCCTTAGCCTGGGCAACAACCGCAGACACAGCAAAGCGGCTGATCGCGATGGGCGGCAATAATGTTCAGGTGCTTTCCCAGGTGGGGCTGTTGCCCGAAGAAGTGAGCCAACTGGAGCAGTTTTCGGTATCTGATGAAGTGCCTTTGAGGTTTCTCAGCGTGGGTCGTTTCTTGCACTGGAAAGGCTTTCACTTGGGGCTGCGGGCATTCGCCCAAGCAGAACTACCTCCTGAAGCGGAATACTGGCTGATCGGGAAAGGGCCAGAAGCAGCCAAACTCCAGGCTTTAGCTGCAGAATTGGGGATCGCTGATCGCGTTAAGTTCTTTGATGAAATGCCCCGCACCGATTTAATGCATAAGCTGGGCACTTGTTTGGCGTTAGTTCACCCCAGTTTGCACGATTCAGGTGCGTTTGTATGCCTGGAAGCAATGGCGGCAGGTCGTCCTGTGGTTTGCTTAGATTTGGGCGGTCCTGCCGTGCAAGTAACCGCTGAAACTGGATTTAAGATTCCAGCCCATGATCCCGACCAGGCAATTCAGGGAATAGCAGCCGCTATGACTCAACTGGCACATGATCCTGTCTTGCGATCGCGCCTAGGTCAAGCAGGGCGACAACGAGTGAATGAACTCTTTAACTGGAAAACAAAGGGCAAGCTGTTAGTCGATGTATACGAAACAATTTTGGTGCAGCAAGGAGGCATCGATGCGAGTCCTACTGGTTCATAA
- a CDS encoding glycosyltransferase (IMG reference gene:2510096850~PFAM: Glycosyl transferases group 1; overlaps another CDS with the same product name): MRVLLVHNYYQQPGGEEQIFATEASLLESHGHDVLRYTVHNDQIPNANPLLVAKKTLWNSTVYQDLRSLLQREKPQIVHFHNTFPLISPAAYYAVQDEGIPVVQTLHNYRLLCPNALFFRKGKICEDCLGKPIPLPGVIHGCYRGSRVASAVVAANISLHTWLGTWSKAVDVFIAYSRFAMDKFIQGGIPAEKLAFKTNFLHPAPEPGEGKGGYGLFVGRLSIEKGLGVMLDAWRKLDGKIPLKILGDGPMAGLVTEAMQEMPEIEWLGRRPLEEVYEVVGNAAFLVFPSEWYETFGRVAIEAFARGTPVVASKIGAITELIDHERTGLHFRPSDSADLAAKIQWLLDHPVELKQMRQAARTEFEAKYTAEDNYHRLMEIYTQAQTYKREASIKIQ, translated from the coding sequence ATGCGAGTCCTACTGGTTCATAACTATTACCAGCAACCAGGCGGCGAAGAGCAAATTTTTGCCACCGAAGCGTCGCTGCTGGAGTCTCACGGGCATGATGTTTTGCGCTACACCGTGCACAATGATCAAATCCCCAATGCCAATCCATTACTGGTAGCAAAGAAAACCCTATGGAATAGTACAGTTTATCAAGATTTGCGATCGCTATTGCAGCGAGAAAAGCCTCAGATTGTTCATTTTCACAACACCTTTCCGCTCATCTCTCCGGCTGCCTACTATGCCGTTCAGGATGAAGGCATTCCAGTTGTCCAAACGCTACACAATTATCGGTTGCTCTGCCCCAACGCACTCTTCTTCCGTAAGGGGAAGATTTGCGAAGACTGTTTAGGAAAGCCAATTCCACTCCCTGGCGTGATTCACGGTTGCTATCGCGGTAGCCGCGTAGCTAGCGCTGTCGTCGCTGCTAATATCAGTCTGCACACATGGCTTGGCACCTGGAGCAAAGCGGTGGATGTGTTTATTGCCTATAGCCGCTTCGCGATGGATAAGTTTATTCAAGGCGGTATCCCCGCCGAAAAACTCGCATTTAAGACGAATTTTCTGCATCCTGCACCTGAACCAGGTGAAGGTAAGGGCGGTTATGGGCTGTTTGTAGGGCGATTATCGATAGAAAAAGGCTTAGGCGTCATGCTGGATGCCTGGCGTAAATTGGACGGCAAAATTCCTCTGAAGATTTTGGGCGACGGTCCAATGGCAGGGTTAGTGACTGAAGCGATGCAGGAAATGCCTGAAATTGAATGGCTAGGACGTAGACCGTTAGAGGAAGTGTATGAAGTCGTGGGCAATGCCGCCTTTCTGGTGTTTCCGTCGGAATGGTACGAGACGTTTGGACGAGTAGCGATCGAAGCCTTTGCCAGAGGAACACCCGTTGTGGCATCCAAAATTGGTGCAATTACCGAATTAATCGATCATGAACGGACTGGATTACACTTTCGTCCCAGTGATTCTGCCGATTTAGCTGCCAAGATCCAGTGGTTGTTAGACCATCCAGTAGAACTTAAACAGATGCGGCAGGCAGCCCGGACTGAATTTGAAGCGAAGTACACCGCAGAGGACAACTACCATAGACTGATGGAGATTTACACACAGGCTCAAACCTATAAACGTGAAGCTTCCATAAAGATTCAATGA
- a CDS encoding endopolygalacturonase (IMG reference gene:2510096851~PFAM: N terminal extension of bacteriophage endosialidase): MGSIDTFLPANALSADFDWSTQQSVAGLSTEPSLYSWGPLLLPSSTAFYPGSSSKEEDYEDYREDSWRDRPILRAPLDTTPPIASLSAANVTVGGGTVYQFTVTYSDDTAMNLATLDGGDIRVTGPNCFTQMAALVSISTPQSGSPPTATYQINAPGGRWDLADNGIYTLILEPNQVSDTSGNFIPTATLGTFLVDATTTRPSVEANIVFPADAGVLNVKDFGAKGDGVTDDTAAIQAALNAFPNGRRIIYLPNGTYLVSNTLSWSAGTGIGDDYKNTILQGQSESGAIIKLKDNAPGFTNVNAPKSVIFTGPAPAQRFGNSIRNLTVDTGAGNLGAIGVQFNASNQGSIRNVTIRSGDGQGVNGLDMNFTDEIGPLLVKDVTVNGFQYGIRTGFTVNSQTLENITLNNQSVYGLYNTGQVINIRGLTSNNAVTGIYNAGGRVTVLDSSFNGIGESAATRPAIINDFQLDLVVRNITTSGYQSAIQSAGTTLAGPSVSEFISGGVISQFSSPMRTLNLPIQETPDVPWDDPVTTPWANVVSFGAIPNDGLDDTAAIQAAIDSGSTTVYFPVGTYNIQNTILVRNNVRRVLGTEANIEMPNTVNPGFKVVDGTSPVVVIERLQAGFNFTPTFENASSRTLVIRDSTNVSGNMTGRGDVFLENVVSNPFQNWTFNGQNVWARQFNVENEGTHVINNGANLWIFGLKTERGGTLIDTRAGGKTELLGGLAYTTTAGPNGNQSDPMFINTESSISITLGEVNFGILGYSTYVQETRGGVTRNLSSSSLQNYIGGGKHIPLYVGYSGN; this comes from the coding sequence ATGGGAAGTATTGACACTTTTTTGCCTGCGAATGCTCTGTCTGCTGATTTCGATTGGTCTACACAGCAGTCCGTTGCGGGATTATCTACAGAGCCATCTCTCTATAGTTGGGGACCTTTGCTATTGCCCTCAAGTACTGCATTTTACCCAGGCTCTTCCAGCAAAGAAGAGGATTATGAGGACTACAGGGAAGATTCGTGGCGCGATCGCCCCATCCTTCGTGCCCCACTTGACACTACTCCACCCATAGCTAGCTTAAGTGCTGCTAACGTCACAGTTGGGGGCGGAACCGTTTACCAGTTTACGGTTACTTATTCAGATGATACGGCGATGAACCTAGCGACCCTTGATGGCGGTGATATTCGAGTAACTGGTCCAAATTGCTTTACTCAAATGGCTGCTTTAGTTAGCATTAGCACGCCTCAAAGTGGTAGTCCACCCACAGCAACCTACCAAATCAACGCGCCTGGAGGACGCTGGGATCTTGCCGATAATGGAATATACACGCTTATCTTGGAGCCGAATCAAGTTAGCGATACCAGTGGCAACTTCATCCCAACAGCAACCCTGGGAACGTTTTTGGTAGATGCGACAACCACTCGACCGTCGGTCGAAGCCAATATAGTTTTTCCGGCAGATGCAGGGGTATTGAATGTTAAAGACTTTGGTGCAAAAGGAGATGGTGTCACAGACGATACAGCCGCCATCCAAGCAGCACTCAACGCCTTCCCCAATGGCAGACGAATTATCTATTTGCCCAATGGCACATACTTGGTTTCTAATACCTTGTCATGGTCCGCTGGGACTGGCATTGGCGATGATTACAAAAACACCATCTTGCAAGGGCAGAGCGAAAGCGGAGCAATCATTAAGCTGAAAGATAATGCTCCTGGCTTTACGAATGTGAATGCACCAAAATCTGTTATCTTTACCGGTCCCGCGCCTGCCCAGCGTTTTGGCAACTCAATTCGGAACTTGACCGTGGATACAGGGGCTGGCAATCTGGGCGCCATTGGGGTTCAGTTCAATGCCAGCAATCAGGGTTCAATACGCAACGTCACCATTCGCTCCGGGGATGGGCAGGGGGTGAATGGGTTGGATATGAATTTCACAGATGAAATCGGACCGCTCTTGGTGAAAGATGTTACGGTCAATGGATTTCAATACGGGATTCGAACTGGGTTTACAGTCAATAGCCAAACCCTGGAAAATATTACGCTCAATAATCAAAGCGTATATGGGCTGTATAACACTGGTCAAGTTATTAACATTCGTGGCTTAACCAGTAATAACGCAGTCACTGGAATTTATAACGCTGGTGGGCGAGTTACCGTGCTTGATTCATCATTCAATGGAATCGGTGAAAGTGCTGCCACCAGACCCGCCATTATCAACGACTTTCAGCTTGATCTGGTAGTTCGCAACATTACAACTTCAGGCTATCAATCAGCTATCCAAAGTGCAGGAACAACGCTGGCAGGTCCATCTGTTTCCGAGTTTATTTCGGGCGGTGTAATCAGTCAGTTTTCTTCTCCAATGCGGACGCTGAATTTGCCCATTCAGGAAACTCCAGATGTTCCTTGGGATGATCCTGTCACCACTCCTTGGGCAAACGTGGTTTCTTTCGGGGCAATTCCTAACGATGGGCTGGATGATACTGCTGCAATTCAGGCTGCAATTGATTCAGGTAGCACGACTGTCTACTTTCCAGTAGGAACTTATAACATCCAGAACACGATTCTAGTTCGCAACAATGTTCGCCGAGTGCTCGGAACAGAAGCAAACATTGAGATGCCCAATACCGTCAATCCTGGATTCAAAGTAGTTGATGGCACAAGTCCTGTTGTGGTGATTGAACGACTTCAAGCTGGGTTTAACTTTACGCCAACATTTGAAAATGCATCTTCCCGAACACTCGTGATACGAGACTCTACTAATGTATCCGGTAATATGACAGGTCGCGGTGATGTATTCCTCGAAAATGTAGTCTCCAATCCTTTTCAAAATTGGACATTCAACGGGCAGAATGTTTGGGCGCGGCAATTTAATGTGGAAAATGAGGGGACTCATGTTATCAACAATGGTGCAAATCTCTGGATTTTTGGATTGAAAACTGAACGGGGCGGAACCTTGATTGACACTAGAGCAGGTGGAAAAACTGAGTTGCTTGGTGGTCTTGCCTATACAACGACGGCAGGTCCAAACGGCAATCAGAGCGACCCGATGTTCATCAATACTGAATCTTCAATTTCAATCACGCTGGGTGAGGTTAATTTTGGAATATTGGGCTACTCTACCTACGTCCAGGAGACAAGAGGAGGAGTGACTCGTAATTTGTCGAGTAGTAGCCTCCAGAATTACATTGGTGGAGGCAAGCATATTCCGCTCTATGTGGGATATTCAGGTAATTGA
- a CDS encoding hypothetical protein (IMG reference gene:2510096852), with protein MTTQLETVTKPKGYVTNSNLTLFAVATALFPRVLIPLKIPSVINFLHFAMIPLACGSTLLNSRSKDPKQVALSKQLLGGLFFFLIVVFASALLNDAGVVNAVLSYLLLAEPFILILTIVSLPMAPDNYERFRTWILQCAMINLIFAYVQKYVFRLDRLIGLEDNVKGIFIGQGAGHVIGGSVAMTFAVYYFVTAKSKPFWFRVAIVLACFNHLIISDTKQVLLSFIAAYVLLYLINVKDIRKTLMYLVLGVIAGSAFLWAIYNIEYLEPYTVWIRPEIYGPDGEATRLKFATFRIAVGHYHSPLNWLLGLGPGHTVGRLGGWMLYAYWNLLGPLGATMHIASAEVWMAVGASWLGDQSSLFSPLFGWAGIWGDLGILGIAAYFYLAFIVWQKVCVIDLSKYLMLTVFVFGLIFSQLEEPGYTLFVATMIGLGWQDYQNNVRNKLAQQ; from the coding sequence ATGACTACGCAATTAGAGACGGTTACTAAACCAAAAGGATATGTTACAAATTCCAACCTGACTCTGTTTGCGGTCGCAACGGCTCTATTCCCTCGCGTTCTCATCCCATTAAAAATTCCTTCGGTTATTAATTTTCTGCACTTTGCAATGATTCCACTTGCTTGTGGATCAACGTTGTTAAATTCTCGCAGCAAAGATCCCAAGCAAGTTGCCCTTTCAAAACAACTTCTAGGTGGGTTATTTTTTTTCCTGATCGTAGTGTTTGCAAGTGCACTGTTGAATGATGCAGGTGTTGTTAATGCAGTCTTGAGCTATCTGCTGCTAGCAGAGCCTTTTATTCTCATCTTGACAATTGTCAGCTTGCCAATGGCACCAGATAACTATGAGCGGTTCCGAACCTGGATCTTGCAATGTGCCATGATCAACCTGATATTTGCTTACGTTCAGAAATATGTTTTTCGGTTGGATCGATTAATTGGACTGGAAGATAACGTGAAAGGCATCTTCATCGGGCAAGGAGCTGGCCACGTGATTGGTGGCTCCGTCGCGATGACCTTTGCTGTGTATTATTTCGTAACTGCTAAGAGCAAACCATTTTGGTTTCGGGTTGCGATCGTCTTAGCCTGTTTCAATCACTTGATTATTTCAGATACTAAGCAAGTACTCTTATCCTTTATCGCTGCTTATGTCTTACTTTATTTGATTAATGTCAAAGATATTAGAAAAACACTCATGTACCTCGTGTTAGGGGTTATTGCTGGAAGTGCCTTCCTTTGGGCGATTTATAACATTGAATATCTTGAACCCTACACCGTATGGATTCGACCAGAAATTTATGGTCCGGATGGTGAAGCAACCCGCTTAAAGTTTGCCACATTCCGAATTGCTGTTGGACACTATCATTCTCCCCTCAATTGGTTGTTAGGGCTTGGACCAGGTCATACAGTAGGGCGGCTAGGGGGATGGATGTTATACGCTTACTGGAACCTGCTTGGACCATTAGGAGCCACTATGCATATTGCAAGTGCTGAGGTCTGGATGGCAGTGGGAGCAAGCTGGTTAGGAGATCAATCTAGCTTGTTCTCCCCTTTGTTCGGTTGGGCAGGGATTTGGGGAGATTTAGGAATTCTTGGAATCGCAGCTTATTTCTACCTGGCATTTATCGTATGGCAGAAAGTTTGTGTAATTGATCTTTCCAAGTATTTAATGCTAACGGTATTTGTTTTCGGTCTCATCTTTTCTCAACTTGAAGAACCAGGCTACACATTGTTTGTTGCCACGATGATTGGGTTGGGTTGGCAGGATTATCAAAACAACGTTAGGAACAAACTGGCACAGCAATGA
- a CDS encoding hypothetical protein (IMG reference gene:2510096853) produces MSHKFLSLKFLRILGCTLFLLGTTHAIAAQAQAAAGQADSAPLQTPVQVIVQIVITAIVLKILSYFDLP; encoded by the coding sequence ATGTCACACAAATTTCTCAGTCTCAAATTTCTCAGAATCCTTGGTTGTACACTTTTCCTGCTAGGCACAACCCACGCCATAGCTGCGCAAGCGCAAGCTGCAGCAGGTCAGGCAGATTCCGCTCCTCTTCAAACACCTGTACAAGTAATTGTCCAAATTGTGATTACTGCCATTGTGCTCAAGATCCTGAGCTATTTTGACTTGCCTTAG